In Deinococcus sp. QL22, the following are encoded in one genomic region:
- a CDS encoding IS630 family transposase yields MARPARRIDISEDADELLRELEISPHTHPKVRLRASILRLHRQGWSIPQLSAHFGRNHQAIHHDFTRFEERGIPGLADECPPGQPSKVTPEMEQFLHKQLREQRFWNAPLLCEALAQQFGVGIRPRALANHLQRLGYRWKRARYSPAQTLDPEIIAPHQASLEILKGALDSKLTLKYLDQTGLSLMLSVGATWFKRGSGQQFEIPTRWGSSGRINLIGTYSLHACEEVLEVRELEGSCNGDQVIAYLNTLASVGDPNQLTVVVLDNAPFHRSAKLREQRASWEQQGLFLRYLPPYAPFLNLIEEVWRKLKGILMPRRCDNAVTELRAALMTGLKILGAKFI; encoded by the coding sequence ATGGCTCGTCCTGCTCGCCGCATTGACATTTCCGAAGACGCTGATGAGCTGCTTCGGGAACTGGAGATCAGTCCACACACCCACCCGAAGGTTCGCCTGCGGGCCAGCATTCTCCGGCTGCATCGACAGGGCTGGAGCATTCCACAACTCTCCGCGCATTTTGGCCGGAACCATCAGGCCATCCACCATGATTTCACCCGTTTCGAGGAGCGCGGCATTCCCGGATTGGCCGATGAGTGTCCACCTGGACAGCCCTCGAAAGTGACGCCAGAGATGGAGCAGTTTCTTCACAAGCAACTGCGAGAACAGCGCTTCTGGAATGCTCCACTGCTGTGCGAGGCTCTCGCACAGCAGTTTGGGGTGGGAATTCGACCTCGTGCATTGGCCAATCACCTGCAACGTCTGGGATACCGCTGGAAACGCGCCCGATATTCACCCGCTCAGACGCTCGATCCTGAAATTATCGCACCACATCAGGCTTCTTTGGAGATCTTAAAAGGGGCACTGGACAGCAAACTCACCCTGAAATATCTCGACCAGACCGGACTTTCTCTGATGTTGTCGGTGGGGGCGACGTGGTTTAAGCGAGGTTCTGGGCAGCAGTTTGAAATCCCCACTCGGTGGGGATCCTCTGGACGAATCAACCTCATCGGCACCTACAGCCTGCACGCCTGCGAAGAAGTGCTGGAAGTTCGCGAACTGGAAGGCAGCTGCAACGGGGATCAGGTGATCGCATATCTGAATACCTTGGCCTCGGTTGGTGACCCGAACCAGCTCACGGTCGTCGTCCTGGACAACGCGCCCTTTCACAGGAGCGCGAAACTCAGGGAACAACGCGCGTCTTGGGAACAGCAGGGGCTGTTCCTTCGGTATCTTCCACCCTATGCGCCCTTTCTGAACCTCATTGAGGAGGTGTGGCGGAAGTTGAAGGGGATTCTGATGCCGCGTCGTTGTGACAACGCCGTGACTGAGCTCCGGGCCGCGCTCATGACTGGGCTCAAGATTCTTGGGGCAAAGTTTATCTAG
- a CDS encoding acetoacetate decarboxylase family protein — MHADTAPPPWTLHGRAVIALYGKHAEAALGALMLVRYKDSPVGPYDELLWATAPNPSPVGPRPQVHNIVVSTEASVRWGRHNWGIPKGLARFEWQQEGQTTQVRIHAPEGHLLAHLAYRTRGISLPVSTIPVPAQFRTLAQPALDGKTGWLLTPVNAVGTAQSARLTVLDAAGFHAPLMQLRPLLTLAVQELRLVFPVPERVDGVALE, encoded by the coding sequence ATGCACGCCGACACCGCTCCGCCCCCCTGGACGCTGCACGGACGCGCCGTGATTGCGCTGTACGGCAAACACGCGGAAGCAGCGCTGGGAGCGTTGATGCTGGTGCGCTACAAGGATTCTCCAGTGGGGCCATACGACGAGCTGTTATGGGCCACCGCGCCGAATCCGTCGCCCGTCGGGCCGCGCCCACAGGTGCACAACATCGTGGTCAGCACCGAGGCCAGCGTGCGCTGGGGCCGCCACAACTGGGGCATTCCCAAGGGCCTCGCACGGTTCGAGTGGCAGCAAGAGGGCCAGACAACACAAGTCCGAATCCACGCGCCAGAAGGACACTTGTTGGCACATCTGGCCTACCGAACGCGGGGAATCTCGTTGCCCGTTTCCACCATCCCCGTGCCCGCACAGTTCCGCACACTGGCCCAACCCGCATTGGATGGCAAAACTGGCTGGCTTCTGACCCCAGTGAACGCCGTCGGCACAGCGCAATCCGCCCGCTTGACCGTGCTGGACGCCGCCGGATTCCACGCGCCACTCATGCAGCTTCGGCCCCTGCTGACGCTGGCTGTGCAGGAGCTTCGGCTGGTCTTCCCGGTGCCGGAGAGGGTTGATGGTGTGGCGCTTGAGTGA
- the ilvA gene encoding threonine ammonia-lyase, biosynthetic — protein sequence MMQANEFKPGTLDAMDVLRLALTSKVYGAAIETALSEAPSLSRRTGNRVLLKREDQQPIFSFKIRGAYNKMSQLTAAEAARGVICASAGNHAQGVAFAAQALGIRAVIVMPATTPDIKVQACRQRGAEVVLHGDSFSDAEAHAYGLQQGSGLTFVHPYDDPLVLAGQGTVALELLRQLDAPHGFTVFVPVGGGGLIAGVSGVLKALRPDIRIVGVEPDDSDAMYQSLQAGERVRLDTVGIFVDGVAVKQVGAYTFDLTRRYVDDWVRVNTDEVCAAIKDVFDDTRAVMEPAGALAVAGLKKYAAEHGLQDEVLVALTCGANVNFDRLRHVAERAEIGEQREAILAVTIPERPGAFRQFIEVIGGRAITEFNYRYAPRTDAQIFVGVQLAQAGQRPALVRQLTDLGYAVTDLTEDELAKVHVRHMVGGRAPEATDERVYSFTFPERPGALLQFLTHLHAGWNISLFHYRNHGSAHGRVLAGIQVPDEEMDAFATFLDGLGYPAEDATQNAAYRLFLT from the coding sequence ATGATGCAGGCCAACGAATTTAAACCCGGAACCCTTGATGCGATGGATGTGCTGCGCTTGGCTCTAACCAGCAAGGTCTACGGCGCGGCCATCGAAACGGCGCTCAGCGAGGCTCCGAGCCTCAGCAGGCGCACGGGGAACCGTGTCTTGCTGAAGCGGGAAGACCAGCAGCCCATCTTTTCGTTCAAGATTCGCGGCGCATACAACAAAATGAGCCAACTGACAGCGGCGGAAGCAGCACGCGGCGTGATCTGCGCCTCGGCGGGCAACCACGCACAGGGGGTGGCCTTTGCGGCGCAGGCACTCGGCATCCGCGCCGTGATCGTGATGCCCGCTACCACGCCCGACATCAAGGTGCAGGCGTGCAGGCAACGCGGGGCCGAAGTTGTGCTGCACGGCGACAGTTTCAGCGACGCCGAGGCCCACGCTTACGGCCTTCAGCAGGGTTCGGGCCTGACGTTTGTGCACCCTTACGACGATCCCCTCGTGCTGGCTGGACAGGGCACGGTGGCGCTGGAACTCCTGCGGCAACTGGACGCGCCACACGGCTTCACGGTGTTCGTTCCGGTGGGCGGCGGCGGCCTGATCGCGGGCGTTTCCGGCGTGCTGAAGGCGCTGCGGCCCGATATTCGCATCGTGGGCGTGGAGCCCGACGACAGTGACGCCATGTACCAGAGCCTTCAGGCGGGCGAGCGCGTGCGGCTGGACACGGTGGGCATTTTTGTGGACGGCGTGGCGGTCAAGCAGGTGGGCGCGTATACCTTTGACCTGACGCGGCGCTACGTGGACGACTGGGTACGCGTAAACACTGATGAAGTCTGCGCCGCCATAAAAGACGTGTTCGACGACACCCGCGCCGTGATGGAACCCGCCGGAGCGTTGGCCGTGGCAGGCCTAAAGAAGTACGCCGCTGAACACGGCTTGCAAGACGAAGTGCTGGTGGCCCTGACCTGCGGTGCAAACGTGAACTTTGACCGCCTGCGCCATGTGGCCGAACGCGCCGAAATTGGCGAGCAGCGCGAGGCGATCTTGGCCGTGACCATCCCCGAACGCCCCGGCGCATTCCGGCAATTTATCGAAGTGATCGGCGGGCGGGCCATCACCGAATTCAATTACCGTTACGCCCCCCGCACCGACGCGCAAATTTTTGTGGGCGTGCAACTGGCGCAGGCTGGGCAGCGGCCCGCGCTGGTGCGCCAACTGACCGATCTGGGTTACGCCGTGACCGACCTCACCGAAGACGAACTCGCCAAAGTGCATGTCCGCCACATGGTCGGAGGCCGCGCCCCCGAAGCCACCGACGAACGCGTGTACTCCTTTACCTTTCCCGAACGCCCCGGCGCACTGCTGCAATTCCTGACCCACCTGCACGCGGGCTGGAATATCAGCCTATTCCATTACCGCAATCACGGCAGCGCACATGGCCGGGTCTTGGCCGGAATACAGGTGCCAGACGAAGAGATGGACGCCTTCGCAACATTTTTGGACGGTTTGGGCTATCCGGCAGAGGACGCGACTCAGAATGCAGCGTATCGGTTGTTTTTGACTTGA
- a CDS encoding CoA-binding protein, whose amino-acid sequence MTLLTSTADVIRVLTEHKTIAVIGFHRDTVKPAHYVPEYMHRQGYSVIPVNPSLAARGESFFGQKAVSTLAEIATPVDVVEVFRRSDKVHDHLADILAMNPLPKVVWLQLGIRDDATAQELAAHGIDVIQDRCMLADHRALL is encoded by the coding sequence ATGACCCTACTCACCTCCACCGCCGACGTGATTCGCGTGCTGACCGAACACAAAACCATTGCCGTGATCGGTTTTCACCGCGACACCGTAAAGCCCGCCCACTACGTCCCCGAATACATGCACCGGCAGGGCTATAGCGTCATTCCGGTGAATCCGTCGCTGGCGGCGCGGGGTGAGAGCTTTTTTGGGCAAAAGGCGGTATCTACGCTGGCCGAAATTGCCACGCCTGTAGACGTGGTGGAAGTCTTCCGGCGCAGCGACAAGGTGCACGACCATCTGGCCGATATTCTGGCAATGAATCCGCTGCCCAAGGTGGTGTGGCTGCAACTGGGCATCCGTGACGACGCCACCGCGCAGGAGTTGGCGGCGCACGGCATAGACGTGATTCAAGACCGCTGCATGCTGGCCGATCACCGGGCGCTGCTTTGA
- a CDS encoding MBOAT family protein, giving the protein MVFSSNVFLFLFLPLFLIVYYLLPFKARSAWILAGSYALYGWWRLDCLWLLMAITGVAYAYGLVLDRQPDGPKRRWTLISAIVLNLGALAYFKYANFGIESFNALTTSLGLQAFSWTPILLPIGLSFFIFHAISYIVDVYRREEPPTHKLLDFAAFIALFPHLIAGPVLKYNLLADQFRTRTHTLEKFSYGVTRFMTGFAKKVLIADTIAPLVTASFNQPDPTMADAWLGAAAYTLQLYFDFSGYSDMAIGLATMMGFKFPENFNHPCISRSITEFWRRWHMSLSSWLREYLYISLGGNRYGRARTYLNLWLTMVLGGLWHGANWTFVLWGMWHGSIWPSNAA; this is encoded by the coding sequence GTGGTCTTCAGTTCCAACGTCTTCCTGTTCTTGTTCCTGCCGCTCTTTCTGATCGTCTATTACCTTTTGCCCTTCAAGGCCCGCAGCGCGTGGATTCTGGCGGGCAGTTACGCGCTGTACGGCTGGTGGCGACTGGACTGCCTGTGGTTGCTGATGGCTATTACGGGCGTGGCCTATGCCTACGGCCTGGTGCTGGACAGGCAACCAGACGGCCCCAAGCGGCGCTGGACGCTGATCTCGGCCATCGTGCTGAATCTCGGCGCACTGGCCTACTTCAAGTACGCCAATTTCGGCATCGAGAGCTTTAATGCGCTGACCACCAGCCTGGGTCTGCAAGCCTTCAGTTGGACACCCATTTTGCTGCCCATCGGCCTGAGCTTTTTTATCTTTCATGCCATCAGCTACATCGTGGACGTGTATAGGCGCGAAGAACCGCCCACGCATAAGCTGCTGGATTTTGCGGCCTTCATCGCCCTGTTTCCGCACCTGATTGCCGGGCCAGTGCTGAAATACAACCTGCTGGCCGATCAGTTCCGCACCCGCACCCACACGCTGGAAAAGTTCAGCTACGGGGTCACCCGCTTCATGACCGGGTTTGCCAAAAAAGTCTTGATTGCCGACACCATCGCGCCGCTGGTCACGGCCAGCTTCAATCAACCTGACCCCACGATGGCCGACGCCTGGCTGGGGGCCGCCGCCTACACCCTCCAGTTGTACTTCGATTTCAGCGGTTACAGCGATATGGCAATCGGGCTGGCCACCATGATGGGGTTCAAGTTCCCCGAAAACTTCAACCATCCGTGTATCAGCCGCTCCATCACGGAATTTTGGCGCAGATGGCACATGAGCCTGAGCAGTTGGCTGCGCGAATACCTGTACATCAGTTTGGGCGGGAACCGTTATGGCCGCGCCCGCACGTACCTGAACCTGTGGCTGACGATGGTACTGGGGGGCCTGTGGCACGGGGCCAACTGGACGTTTGTACTGTGGGGGATGTGGCACGGCAGCATTTGGCCATCGAACGCCGCCTGA
- a CDS encoding NAD(P)/FAD-dependent oxidoreductase, whose product MTAHHPAPDLLIIGAGLAGLACARDAAGAGLRVKVLDKSKGVSGRASTRRMPLEDGREARLDHGARFFTARHDRTKALAEAGLREGWLSEWTRTVSEWQGGELHTPADGHPRYAPAEGFSGMGRALARGLDVQTDTEVTSLERRGNGWRVHTRDGASWEAPRLILSLPAPQVAALLEDHDIGDAAETVGRVRFDPCWAAGVVLEQDLEGHSWPALKLTGHPVLDWIAREHTKRAPGHPPALMLHAGADWSRANLERRPDEVLPELLGAAAEVLGQSLPHLHAFAHRWRYATPTARVPAPCHWDEDLNLGWCGDWLTPDPHGPRVEAALLSGWRLAARVGAGS is encoded by the coding sequence TTGACCGCACACCATCCAGCCCCCGACTTGCTGATCATCGGTGCGGGTCTAGCGGGACTGGCCTGTGCGCGGGACGCTGCGGGCGCGGGCCTGCGCGTGAAGGTACTGGACAAATCCAAGGGCGTTTCGGGGAGGGCGTCTACCCGCCGGATGCCTTTGGAGGATGGCCGCGAAGCACGACTGGATCACGGCGCACGCTTTTTTACGGCCCGGCATGACCGCACAAAAGCTTTAGCAGAAGCAGGCCTCCGCGAAGGCTGGCTAAGCGAATGGACGCGCACGGTCAGCGAGTGGCAGGGCGGCGAGCTTCATACGCCCGCAGACGGCCACCCCCGTTACGCGCCCGCCGAAGGATTCAGTGGTATGGGCCGCGCCCTCGCACGCGGGCTGGACGTACAAACCGATACCGAAGTGACCAGCTTGGAGCGCCGGGGCAACGGTTGGCGCGTGCATACCCGCGACGGCGCAAGCTGGGAGGCCCCGCGCCTGATCCTCAGTTTGCCTGCTCCACAAGTGGCCGCCCTGCTGGAAGACCACGATATTGGCGACGCTGCCGAAACGGTGGGCCGCGTGCGCTTCGATCCGTGCTGGGCGGCGGGCGTGGTGCTGGAGCAAGACTTGGAGGGCCACTCTTGGCCTGCTCTGAAACTTACCGGACACCCGGTGCTGGACTGGATCGCCCGCGAACACACCAAACGCGCCCCCGGCCACCCGCCCGCGCTGATGCTGCACGCCGGGGCCGACTGGTCACGCGCCAACCTGGAGCGCCGCCCCGACGAGGTGTTGCCGGAATTGTTGGGAGCGGCGGCAGAGGTACTGGGCCAATCGCTGCCTCATCTGCACGCCTTTGCCCACCGCTGGCGCTACGCCACGCCCACCGCCCGCGTGCCTGCCCCCTGCCACTGGGATGAAGACCTGAATCTCGGCTGGTGCGGCGATTGGCTGACGCCCGATCCGCACGGCCCAAGGGTAGAAGCGGCCTTATTGAGTGGCTGGCGCTTGGCGGCGAGGGTGGGGGCTGGATCGTAG
- a CDS encoding AI-2E family transporter, translating to MPPLPTREVHDNAFQHAWRNPWLRLLVFGLAAYLTYRLLGQITSVVVDFLVAFLIAYLANPLLNWLQRGRVKRGLGVLFVLLMFGGIFAMAGALIVTISAQFIQLFQDLPGQVEQLSSGLDRLTGWLTGLGVPGLDNARERLTEAAQTYLQSLENNIVPILQNALTSSGTVFAGLMSIGGFIGQVLLILLLSVYLMLDYARVNVTLLRVFPRPWQPRVLELSGLVGTAVGGYVRGQLLIAIFIGVFVWLGLTLLGIPSAAAIGFLAGAFNIVPYLGPVVGATPALLLALPDGWVKMLLVIVVFVAANQIESNFLSPYILSKTTDLHPITVLVAILVGVALLGFVGALLAVPVVALGKLLLEKYYYASRVYSEGP from the coding sequence ATGCCACCTTTACCCACCAGAGAAGTTCATGACAACGCATTTCAGCACGCGTGGCGAAATCCGTGGCTGAGGTTGCTGGTCTTCGGGCTGGCCGCCTACCTGACGTACCGCCTGCTGGGGCAAATCACCAGTGTGGTGGTGGACTTTTTGGTGGCTTTCCTGATTGCCTACCTTGCCAATCCTCTGCTGAACTGGTTGCAACGCGGAAGGGTCAAACGCGGGCTGGGCGTCTTGTTCGTACTGCTGATGTTCGGCGGCATCTTTGCAATGGCCGGGGCTTTGATCGTCACTATTTCCGCGCAGTTTATCCAGTTGTTTCAGGATTTGCCGGGCCAGGTGGAGCAACTCAGTTCGGGCCTAGACCGACTGACGGGCTGGCTCACGGGGTTGGGCGTGCCCGGCCTGGACAATGCCCGCGAACGCCTGACCGAAGCGGCGCAAACCTACCTGCAAAGTCTGGAAAACAACATCGTCCCCATTCTGCAAAACGCCCTCACTTCGTCTGGTACGGTGTTTGCAGGCCTGATGTCTATCGGCGGGTTTATCGGGCAGGTGCTGCTGATTTTGCTGCTTTCCGTGTATCTGATGCTGGATTACGCCCGCGTGAACGTGACCCTGCTGCGCGTGTTTCCGCGCCCCTGGCAGCCGCGTGTGCTGGAACTGTCGGGCCTCGTGGGAACAGCGGTGGGCGGCTACGTGCGGGGGCAACTGCTGATCGCCATTTTTATCGGCGTGTTCGTGTGGCTGGGCCTGACCCTGCTGGGCATTCCCAGCGCCGCCGCCATCGGCTTTTTGGCGGGTGCCTTCAATATCGTGCCGTACTTGGGCCCAGTGGTGGGGGCCACCCCCGCTCTGTTGCTGGCACTCCCCGACGGCTGGGTCAAGATGCTGCTGGTCATCGTGGTGTTCGTGGCCGCCAACCAGATCGAAAGCAACTTCCTAAGTCCGTACATTCTGAGCAAAACTACTGATCTGCACCCCATTACCGTGCTGGTGGCGATTTTGGTCGGTGTGGCGCTGCTCGGCTTCGTGGGAGCGCTGCTGGCCGTGCCAGTGGTGGCACTGGGCAAACTACTGCTGGAAAAGTACTACTACGCCAGCCGGGTGTACAGCGAAGGGCCGTGA
- a CDS encoding alginate O-acetyltransferase AlgF: MYDPAPPADSAFVRVINAPAATLGGKPVSALKGAASAYVVIPQGEFAAKIGTVTSKLKVEAGKFYSVISNGGKVMLMADQAAENRAKALLTIYNLSKNASVDLKTADGKTAVVAGVKTGQSGSRAVNGITVDLAAFAGTKALGTLKGVKLERGNAYALVLTDSGLTLTQSSTKTK, encoded by the coding sequence TTGTATGATCCCGCCCCCCCCGCCGACTCTGCCTTCGTGCGGGTCATCAATGCGCCCGCCGCCACGCTGGGAGGCAAGCCTGTGAGCGCCCTCAAAGGAGCTGCCAGCGCTTACGTTGTTATCCCGCAGGGAGAATTTGCCGCCAAAATCGGCACGGTTACCAGCAAACTGAAGGTCGAGGCAGGCAAGTTCTACAGTGTGATCAGCAACGGCGGCAAAGTCATGCTGATGGCGGATCAGGCCGCTGAGAACCGGGCCAAAGCGCTGTTGACGATCTACAACCTGAGCAAAAACGCCAGCGTCGACCTGAAAACGGCGGATGGCAAAACGGCTGTGGTGGCAGGCGTCAAAACGGGCCAGAGCGGCAGCCGCGCCGTGAACGGCATTACCGTGGATTTGGCCGCGTTTGCAGGCACCAAAGCACTGGGCACCCTCAAAGGCGTGAAGCTGGAACGCGGCAACGCCTACGCGCTCGTGCTGACCGACAGCGGCCTGACGCTCACCCAAAGCAGCACCAAGACCAAATAA
- the hemL gene encoding glutamate-1-semialdehyde 2,1-aminomutase: MTANPEILSTPSSATTSTTQSEALFARAQAVTPGGVNSPVRAFRSVGGTPRFVARANGAILTDADGNDYIDHIGSWGPMILGHNLPAVREAVIEALAGGTSFGAPGEREVLLGEAVTRITGVDRVRFVNSGTEATMSALRLARGFTGRKYILKFRGNYHGHADGLLVEAGSGLMTDAVADGGQLNRQGLGQAAPSSAGVPEEYAALTLVSEYNDPAALDALMTARGHEIAAVIFEPVVGNAGVLIPTPEFLDALHRVQAAGVLLIADEVMTGFRLSLRGATGLLGLRPDLTCWGKIIGGGLPVGAYGGRAEVMNFVSPQGPVYQAGTLSGNPLAMAAGLAMLGALEADPGVYERLNTYTAQLAEGLKTGATAAGVPISVNQIGSMLTAFHSSAPHGSIRTYTDAARSDTAAFAGWFQGMLARGIYWAPSQFESIFVSAAHTDAHLNATLEAAAQAYAALNLAPRGEQ; encoded by the coding sequence ATGACGGCGAATCCTGAGATTCTTTCCACTCCTTCTTCTGCTACAACCAGCACAACGCAGTCGGAAGCCCTGTTTGCGCGGGCACAGGCGGTCACTCCCGGCGGCGTAAACAGTCCGGTGCGGGCCTTTCGCAGCGTAGGAGGCACACCGCGTTTTGTCGCGCGGGCCAACGGCGCGATTCTGACCGATGCAGACGGCAACGACTACATAGATCACATCGGCTCGTGGGGGCCGATGATCTTGGGCCACAACCTGCCCGCCGTGCGCGAAGCCGTGATAGAGGCGTTGGCGGGCGGCACCAGCTTCGGCGCTCCCGGCGAGCGTGAGGTCTTGCTGGGCGAGGCCGTGACGCGAATTACCGGGGTAGACCGCGTGCGATTTGTGAACAGCGGCACCGAAGCGACCATGAGCGCCCTGCGTCTGGCACGAGGTTTTACAGGCCGCAAGTACATTCTGAAGTTTCGCGGCAACTATCACGGCCACGCTGACGGTCTGTTGGTGGAAGCGGGCAGTGGCCTGATGACCGACGCGGTAGCCGATGGAGGGCAACTGAACCGCCAGGGCTTGGGCCAAGCGGCCCCCAGCAGCGCGGGTGTGCCGGAAGAATACGCGGCCCTCACGTTGGTCAGCGAGTACAACGACCCCGCCGCGCTGGACGCCCTGATGACGGCTCGTGGGCACGAGATCGCCGCCGTGATTTTTGAGCCGGTGGTAGGCAATGCCGGGGTGCTAATTCCTACCCCCGAATTCCTAGACGCCCTGCACCGCGTTCAGGCGGCGGGCGTGCTCCTGATTGCCGATGAAGTGATGACCGGCTTCCGTCTGAGCCTGCGCGGAGCCACCGGGCTGTTGGGGCTGCGGCCTGACCTGACCTGCTGGGGCAAAATCATCGGCGGCGGGCTGCCTGTGGGTGCATACGGCGGGCGGGCGGAAGTGATGAATTTCGTGTCTCCGCAAGGCCCGGTCTATCAGGCGGGAACCCTGAGCGGCAACCCGCTGGCAATGGCGGCGGGGTTGGCGATGCTGGGCGCACTGGAAGCCGACCCCGGCGTGTACGAGCGCCTGAATACCTATACGGCCCAGTTGGCTGAAGGGCTGAAAACTGGGGCTACGGCAGCAGGCGTCCCCATCAGCGTGAACCAGATCGGCTCCATGCTCACGGCCTTTCACAGCAGCGCCCCGCACGGCAGTATCCGCACCTACACCGACGCCGCCCGTAGCGACACCGCCGCCTTCGCGGGCTGGTTTCAGGGCATGCTGGCACGCGGAATCTACTGGGCACCGTCGCAATTCGAGAGCATTTTTGTGAGTGCCGCCCACACCGACGCGCACCTAAACGCCACGCTGGAAGCCGCTGCACAGGCCTACGCCGCCCTCAATCTGGCCCCAAGAGGAGAACAATGA
- a CDS encoding M23 family metallopeptidase: MTVPPPVAFPTLCGGPVRQHSVMKRRWTGTRWALVGMLCVGAGGTWAAAHYAAALPSSVIAKPSRQFGLPFAGAPGPNSWLLGQGYGNTTGAYRQRRSTYGNLQGVHAGLDFSAPCGTPVRAIGDGVVAEVDGPHGSPPHNIVIDHAGNLSSLYGHLRVRSPLRVGVRVTRGQIIGESGDSQFTCVSAPHLHLELRDRSHQRFFNPLPYIAADWDSLALAGSFGRGYEYDLTAPRKWQTPESQPEVLRGGRILNEFAKPWPPAPGGAR; encoded by the coding sequence TTGACCGTCCCCCCGCCTGTGGCCTTTCCCACTCTCTGCGGCGGCCCAGTGCGCCAGCATTCGGTCATGAAACGGCGGTGGACGGGAACACGGTGGGCGCTTGTGGGGATGTTGTGCGTTGGTGCGGGCGGGACATGGGCGGCGGCACATTACGCGGCGGCCTTGCCCAGCAGCGTCATTGCCAAACCCTCACGGCAATTCGGGTTGCCTTTTGCGGGTGCGCCGGGGCCGAATTCTTGGCTGTTGGGTCAAGGCTACGGCAACACGACGGGCGCGTACCGGCAGCGCCGCAGCACGTATGGCAACCTTCAGGGCGTACACGCGGGGCTGGATTTCAGTGCGCCCTGCGGCACCCCGGTACGCGCCATCGGGGACGGTGTGGTGGCCGAAGTAGACGGCCCACACGGTAGCCCGCCGCACAATATCGTTATCGATCATGCGGGTAATCTCAGCAGTTTGTACGGCCATTTGCGTGTGCGTTCGCCCCTGCGGGTGGGCGTGCGCGTCACGCGGGGCCAAATCATAGGCGAAAGCGGAGACTCCCAGTTCACGTGCGTCAGTGCGCCGCATCTGCACCTCGAACTGCGTGACCGCTCTCACCAACGCTTTTTCAATCCGTTGCCCTATATTGCCGCCGATTGGGATTCTTTAGCGCTGGCAGGCAGCTTTGGCCGGGGCTACGAATACGACCTCACGGCCCCGCGCAAGTGGCAAACACCCGAATCTCAGCCGGAAGTGCTACGTGGCGGGCGCATTCTGAACGAGTTCGCCAAGCCTTGGCCGCCCGCACCAGGGGGAGCGCGGTGA
- a CDS encoding GNAT family N-acetyltransferase: MTTGDTFPYDPAWSSEQARSVWVQPLPSHTVVACDDSRILGTAHMGRNRPGAGAHVATASFMVARDARGQGVGRTLSEYALSWSREQGFAAIQFNAVVESNEVAVRLYQALGFNVIGTVPQAFKHPTLGLVGLHVMHRFL; encoded by the coding sequence GTGACCACAGGTGACACCTTCCCATATGACCCTGCGTGGTCGTCCGAACAGGCCCGATCCGTGTGGGTGCAGCCTCTTCCCAGTCACACCGTCGTTGCCTGCGATGACTCGCGGATCCTGGGAACCGCACATATGGGGCGCAACCGTCCTGGTGCAGGAGCGCACGTGGCCACTGCAAGTTTTATGGTCGCTCGGGACGCGCGTGGCCAGGGAGTCGGACGCACACTGAGCGAGTACGCCCTCTCCTGGTCACGTGAGCAGGGGTTCGCCGCCATACAATTCAATGCCGTCGTGGAATCTAACGAGGTCGCGGTGCGGCTCTATCAGGCACTTGGCTTCAACGTCATCGGAACCGTGCCTCAGGCGTTCAAGCATCCGACGCTGGGATTGGTTGGTCTCCACGTTATGCACCGCTTTCTTTAA
- a CDS encoding VOC family protein has protein sequence MLKHVSFLTRDLPATLAFYTHLGGLIEKNLTTAEGHRRAVVRLGGGLLQFFQIEGEVPAPHPHWSEHIALHVPDLRELLPVLRASGVTVTRDLQSSPSGRDMAFVQDPDGRQVELLQADE, from the coding sequence ATGCTCAAACATGTTTCCTTCCTCACCCGCGACCTGCCCGCCACGCTCGCTTTTTATACACATCTGGGTGGCCTGATCGAAAAAAACCTGACCACCGCAGAAGGCCACCGCCGCGCTGTGGTGCGCCTCGGCGGTGGCCTGTTACAGTTTTTCCAGATAGAGGGTGAGGTTCCCGCGCCGCATCCCCATTGGTCAGAACATATCGCCCTGCATGTGCCCGACTTGCGCGAGCTGTTGCCCGTGCTGCGGGCGTCGGGCGTGACTGTTACGCGGGACTTGCAGTCCAGTCCCAGTGGGCGCGACATGGCCTTTGTACAAGACCCGGACGGGCGGCAAGTAGAGCTGCTTCAGGCCGATGAATGA